The genome window CTGGGAGGGTGAGAGGGGCTCCATCAGTCCTCCATCCTGTCCAGCACATCTTCGAGTGCATCCAGGCGACCCTGCCAGTAAACAGCGTACTGTTGCACCCAGTTGAAAATCGGGGTGAGGCCCTCCGGGGTGGCCTGGTAATGGGTTTCCCGGCCCCGGGGGTGGTCGATCACCAATCCGGCTTCCTTGAGGGTTTTGAGGTGCTTGGACACGGCAGGCTGTGAAACCCCTGCCTGATCGGTGAGGTGGCGGACCGTCTGCTCCCCTTCCCGCAGGAGTTGCTCGAAGATGCCTCTTCGGGTGGGATCTGCAAGGGCATGAAACTGTGCTG of Deinococcus cellulosilyticus NBRC 106333 = KACC 11606 contains these proteins:
- a CDS encoding ArsR/SmtB family transcription factor, whose translation is MDATPTAQFHALADPTRRGIFEQLLREGEQTVRHLTDQAGVSQPAVSKHLKTLKEAGLVIDHPRGRETHYQATPEGLTPIFNWVQQYAVYWQGRLDALEDVLDRMED